From a region of the Methylomonas rapida genome:
- a CDS encoding DUF2092 domain-containing protein codes for MNRTLHGGILTMLWLVVVAVLSGCAEQQPIVQPATLAVQESVPEVGPEPGTARDILLRMANLLAKAQKFTVSISDSYDAMQATGQKLEFSASRKVIVSRPNGLKVEHEESHGDKQIVIYDGQNISVFSPNENVYAQTTKPGGIDEAVKYFLKDLNMKLPLAMLLVSQLPSELERRTESLDYVEKTTIHGQPAHHLAGRTATVDYQVWIAEGSKPVPLRVVLTYKNADGQPQFRAQLSDWNFGPTLSAADFTFTPPAGAKKIAFLVQLPSIVRGASEYPANPGEEQ; via the coding sequence ATGAATAGAACGCTACACGGGGGAATTCTGACCATGCTATGGCTGGTGGTTGTGGCGGTGCTATCGGGTTGTGCGGAGCAGCAGCCTATCGTTCAACCTGCGACTTTGGCTGTTCAGGAAAGCGTGCCAGAAGTGGGGCCGGAACCCGGCACAGCCAGGGATATTTTGCTGCGCATGGCAAATTTATTGGCTAAAGCGCAAAAGTTCACCGTTAGCATTAGCGATAGTTATGATGCCATGCAGGCCACGGGGCAAAAACTGGAATTCTCGGCCAGCCGTAAAGTCATCGTCAGCCGGCCCAATGGTTTGAAGGTTGAGCACGAAGAAAGTCACGGTGACAAACAGATCGTTATATACGATGGGCAAAACATCAGCGTATTCAGTCCGAACGAAAACGTCTATGCGCAGACCACCAAGCCCGGCGGCATCGACGAGGCGGTCAAGTATTTTTTGAAGGACCTGAACATGAAGCTGCCATTGGCGATGCTGTTGGTCAGTCAATTGCCCAGCGAATTGGAGCGCCGGACCGAATCGCTCGATTATGTGGAAAAGACCACGATACATGGGCAACCCGCGCATCACCTGGCCGGCCGGACCGCGACCGTGGATTATCAGGTGTGGATTGCGGAAGGCAGCAAGCCTGTACCGTTGCGGGTGGTGCTGACATATAAAAACGCCGACGGCCAGCCGCAATTCAGGGCGCAATTGTCCGACTGGAACTTCGGCCCGACACTCAGCGCCGCCGACTTTACATTCACTCCGCCAGCGGGTGCCAAGAAGATTGCATTTCTGGTGCAATTGCCCAGCATAGTGCGTGGCGCATCCGAGTATCCAGCCAATCCGGGAGAAGAACAATGA
- a CDS encoding DUF3313 domain-containing protein → MKHKIVGVLELTLGLTLAACAPIKQAQDVETSGFLQDYSALREGKAGEALKIYIDPNYPQLCETYDKVLIEPIGIWVKENSDLADVSPSERQNLVNHLHGSLVSELGKYYQVVKTPQPGTLRIRTAITEAEGSVVALDTMSSFLPHSLVISKIKETATGTATFVGRASGEVEVIDAMTGERIAAAVDAIVGTKSVFGVTSKWDDVNRAFDDWSYRLAYRLVNCGAIAPEQE, encoded by the coding sequence ATGAAACATAAGATTGTTGGCGTTTTAGAGTTGACTTTAGGGCTGACTCTGGCCGCCTGTGCTCCGATCAAACAGGCACAAGATGTGGAAACCTCGGGTTTTCTGCAAGACTATTCAGCATTGCGTGAAGGCAAGGCTGGCGAGGCGCTGAAGATCTATATCGATCCAAACTATCCTCAGCTATGTGAAACCTACGACAAGGTATTGATCGAGCCCATTGGCATCTGGGTTAAGGAAAATAGCGATCTGGCTGACGTTTCGCCAAGCGAACGGCAAAACTTGGTTAACCATTTGCACGGCTCGTTGGTCAGCGAATTGGGTAAATACTACCAAGTGGTAAAAACCCCGCAACCCGGTACCTTGAGAATCAGAACGGCGATTACCGAAGCCGAAGGTTCTGTGGTGGCGCTAGACACCATGTCGTCGTTCCTGCCTCATTCGTTGGTCATATCCAAGATCAAGGAAACCGCTACCGGAACAGCTACCTTCGTGGGTCGGGCGAGCGGCGAGGTCGAGGTGATCGATGCGATGACGGGCGAGCGAATTGCCGCGGCCGTTGACGCTATTGTCGGTACTAAATCGGTCTTCGGTGTCACCAGTAAATGGGATGATGTCAATCGCGCATTTGACGATTGGTCGTATCGTTTGGCCTATCGCTTGGTGAACTGCGGTGCGATTGCCCCCGAGCAAGAATGA
- a CDS encoding Lnb N-terminal periplasmic domain-containing protein, translating into MIWKEQNLRQLFASKTLKGHEQSPLIMKIVKTALKALLVIATTLWGVCAIAFGDSASSDSQTGLAALFGLFGLVVLVGLGFRRWRKLLCWSYSVVSAGILLGWLSISPSNDRPWQTDAAKLAYATFAGDGVTVHNIRNFDYRSEFDYQPAYYDKTFELNKLQGVDLFAVYWMGPAIAHTIISFDFGDNNHLAISIEARKELNEGYSTIKGFFRQYELIYFVADERDVIRLRTNYRKNPPEQVYLYRVHGPIEDGKRLFLAYMNKINELNQKPVFYNTLLDNCTTAIWFLARINPDHVPFSWKILLSGYLPEYLYEHQRLDTNVSFAELQQKAHINRLAEAADHSPDFSMHIRAENPH; encoded by the coding sequence GTGATTTGGAAGGAACAGAATTTGAGGCAGTTATTTGCCAGCAAAACCTTGAAAGGGCATGAACAATCGCCGCTTATTATGAAAATCGTCAAAACAGCCTTGAAGGCGTTGTTAGTCATCGCAACGACTTTGTGGGGCGTGTGCGCGATTGCTTTTGGCGATTCGGCCAGCTCGGATAGTCAAACCGGTTTAGCGGCGTTATTTGGCCTGTTCGGTTTGGTGGTGCTGGTTGGGCTTGGATTCAGGCGTTGGCGCAAGCTTTTGTGTTGGAGTTATTCGGTTGTCTCTGCCGGTATTTTGCTCGGGTGGTTGAGTATCAGTCCATCCAACGACAGGCCATGGCAAACCGATGCCGCCAAACTGGCTTATGCAACCTTTGCGGGGGATGGCGTCACGGTGCATAACATCCGTAATTTCGATTATCGCAGCGAGTTTGATTACCAACCGGCCTATTACGACAAAACCTTCGAGCTTAACAAATTGCAAGGCGTGGATTTGTTTGCCGTGTACTGGATGGGGCCCGCCATTGCGCACACCATTATCAGTTTTGATTTTGGCGATAACAATCATCTGGCGATTTCGATAGAAGCCAGAAAAGAATTGAACGAAGGTTATTCGACCATCAAAGGATTTTTTCGCCAGTATGAACTGATTTATTTCGTGGCGGACGAGCGCGACGTGATTCGCTTGCGTACCAATTATCGAAAAAATCCGCCCGAGCAAGTGTATCTGTATCGAGTACATGGTCCGATAGAAGACGGTAAACGTTTGTTTTTGGCTTACATGAATAAAATCAATGAATTGAATCAAAAGCCTGTGTTTTACAACACTTTGCTCGATAATTGCACGACTGCCATTTGGTTTCTGGCCCGCATCAATCCGGATCATGTGCCGTTTTCCTGGAAAATATTGTTGAGCGGCTATTTGCCCGAATATCTTTACGAACACCAGCGGCTCGATACGAATGTTTCGTTTGCCGAATTGCAGCAAAAGGCGCATATCAACAGACTGGCTGAGGCGGCGGATCATTCGCCCGACTTTTCGATGCATATCCGCGCAGAGAACCCGCATTAG
- a CDS encoding YMGG-like glycine zipper-containing protein, whose product MTNSKKRNTLLIGALCLGFGTMNVWGQNLMIYPAAGQSPQQQQQDQYNCHTWSVQQSGYDPNNPPAQSSGPSIGSASKETLRGGARGAAAGAAIGAIAGDAGKGAAIGAAAGGMRRGFQERDRQREAASAPPPGLDNYNRAMKSCLGALGYSVN is encoded by the coding sequence ATGACGAATTCCAAAAAACGCAATACCTTACTCATCGGTGCCTTGTGCTTGGGTTTTGGCACGATGAATGTGTGGGGGCAGAATCTGATGATCTATCCCGCCGCCGGGCAAAGTCCACAGCAACAGCAGCAGGATCAATACAACTGCCATACTTGGTCGGTGCAGCAATCGGGCTATGATCCCAATAATCCACCGGCTCAGAGTTCGGGTCCAAGTATCGGTAGCGCCTCCAAGGAAACCCTGAGAGGCGGCGCGCGCGGTGCGGCGGCTGGCGCCGCGATTGGGGCGATTGCCGGCGACGCGGGCAAGGGTGCTGCTATCGGTGCTGCAGCTGGCGGCATGAGGCGCGGCTTTCAGGAACGCGACCGGCAGCGCGAAGCCGCATCCGCGCCGCCGCCTGGCCTGGACAACTATAACCGGGCCATGAAGTCCTGCTTGGGGGCCTTGGGGTATTCCGTGAATTGA
- a CDS encoding esterase/lipase family protein: MTHHFFLFAKPPIPIAFLQLASLALAILLLQGCATPVGINPVDIQTGYQINTVSALSAGEASEASKMVLRRNGLMDRFETEPEAVLAELHAGLKPSGDEDKLFALAELSLLQGERNDDHAYFLAASVYAWSLLFPGNGGVQLKPSDPRYRLAYDLYNQGIAQGLADPEGDDKGEIEVYLRSGEYPLPFGKLTTTIEQSDLTWGGYKLEHFISTASMQVRGLRNRYRTPGLGASLAASITEQKNSKKVVGSDRIGPRIKVPITAILDLGDARRHLTENEFTAHINVYAANQTKEISLDGHPQPIEFDPTAALAHQLQDNPMYTLEIANFFSGGLFSTMVPQDRARDGLFTLRPYRPGKIPVVLVHGTASSPARWAELVNELEGDSNIRENYQIWAFMYDSANPIPYSAGRLRIALQNAIKEFDPEGKDSALQRMVVIGHSQGGLLTKMTVVDTGTRLWDLISDKPFDQISVNPENRQLLRDSLFFTPLPFVKRVVFISTPQHGAMAAAHEWVTGLVARLVKLPATIITGIAQAAASSGDAKLNRLLRRPPTAADNMNPNNPGLKTLASIPVSPAVRAHSIIAVEGDGPIEEGDDGVVAYKSAHIDEAVSEKVIRWGHSCQDQPEAIEEIRRILMEHLGTPDLASM, translated from the coding sequence ATGACCCATCATTTTTTTTTATTTGCCAAGCCTCCAATTCCCATCGCATTCCTGCAGCTTGCTTCACTGGCATTGGCCATATTATTGCTGCAAGGCTGCGCCACGCCAGTCGGGATCAATCCGGTCGACATTCAGACCGGTTATCAAATCAATACCGTCAGCGCGCTGTCGGCGGGCGAAGCATCGGAAGCTTCCAAAATGGTACTGAGACGCAACGGCCTGATGGACCGCTTCGAAACCGAACCGGAAGCCGTACTGGCGGAACTGCATGCAGGCCTTAAGCCCAGTGGCGATGAAGACAAACTGTTCGCCTTGGCGGAACTGTCCTTGCTACAGGGGGAACGAAACGATGATCACGCCTATTTCCTGGCAGCGTCGGTCTATGCCTGGTCTTTACTCTTTCCAGGTAATGGTGGTGTGCAACTAAAACCCTCCGATCCGCGCTACAGGTTGGCTTACGACCTTTATAACCAGGGTATCGCGCAAGGCTTGGCCGATCCGGAAGGTGACGATAAGGGTGAAATCGAGGTTTATCTAAGATCAGGCGAATACCCGCTGCCTTTCGGCAAACTGACAACGACGATTGAACAATCGGATCTGACCTGGGGCGGTTACAAACTGGAACATTTCATATCGACGGCCTCCATGCAGGTGAGAGGATTGCGCAATCGTTACCGTACTCCCGGACTTGGAGCCTCTTTAGCCGCCAGCATCACGGAACAAAAAAATAGCAAGAAAGTCGTCGGTTCCGATCGCATCGGCCCGCGTATCAAAGTGCCGATTACCGCGATATTGGATTTGGGCGATGCGCGTCGCCATTTGACTGAAAATGAATTCACCGCACATATCAACGTTTATGCGGCGAACCAAACAAAGGAAATTTCGCTCGATGGTCATCCACAGCCCATCGAGTTCGACCCGACCGCCGCGCTGGCTCACCAACTGCAGGACAACCCGATGTATACATTGGAAATCGCCAATTTTTTTAGCGGCGGCCTGTTCAGCACCATGGTACCGCAAGACCGCGCCAGGGACGGCCTATTCACCTTGCGTCCCTACCGCCCAGGCAAGATTCCGGTCGTCCTGGTACACGGCACCGCATCGAGCCCAGCCCGCTGGGCGGAATTGGTCAACGAACTCGAAGGCGATTCGAACATTCGGGAGAACTACCAGATCTGGGCATTCATGTACGACTCGGCCAACCCTATCCCTTACTCGGCGGGCCGCTTACGCATCGCCCTTCAAAACGCAATCAAGGAGTTCGATCCCGAGGGCAAGGATAGCGCGTTACAACGCATGGTAGTCATTGGTCATAGTCAAGGCGGCTTGTTGACCAAAATGACCGTGGTCGATACGGGAACCCGCCTATGGGATTTGATCAGCGACAAACCGTTCGATCAGATCTCCGTCAATCCGGAAAACCGGCAACTGTTACGGGATTCCTTGTTTTTTACCCCATTACCTTTCGTCAAACGTGTCGTATTCATTTCGACGCCTCAGCACGGCGCGATGGCGGCCGCCCATGAGTGGGTAACGGGACTGGTCGCGCGATTGGTCAAGCTACCGGCAACTATAATCACCGGTATCGCTCAGGCCGCCGCGTCCAGCGGCGATGCCAAATTGAATCGCCTGTTACGCCGTCCGCCTACCGCGGCCGACAACATGAATCCGAATAACCCCGGTTTGAAAACATTGGCATCGATACCGGTTTCGCCGGCCGTGCGCGCGCATTCCATCATTGCAGTGGAAGGTGATGGCCCGATAGAAGAAGGCGACGATGGCGTGGTTGCCTACAAAAGCGCTCATATCGATGAAGCCGTTTCGGAAAAAGTCATCCGCTGGGGCCATTCCTGTCAGGACCAACCCGAAGCAATCGAGGAAATTCGCCGGATTCTGATGGAGCATCTGGGCACGCCGGATTTAGCATCGATGTAA
- a CDS encoding transporter: MTKVFRQHLLKKVVNIACWLPSLVFGQDLEPRTYANTPVGLNFLILGYGHTEGGVATDPALPIENTQVELHTAVLAYARSFDFYGKSAKFDLILPYGSVEGSVTAVGEFRQRQVDGLIDPRFHISYNFFGAPALSMKEFADYQQDTIIGATLEITAPGGQYDADKLLNLGTNRWSIKPELGISKRLGPLTFELAGGVRFYTDNEQFLGDRLREQDPLYSVQGHLIYNIGYGIWLAADATFYTGGQTRVNGRKNDDNLENSRVGATLALPIDRYHSIKLYYSTGVSVLAGSNFDTTGIAWQYRFGGDL, from the coding sequence ATGACGAAAGTGTTTCGTCAACACTTGCTGAAGAAAGTTGTCAATATTGCCTGTTGGCTTCCGAGTTTGGTTTTCGGGCAGGATTTGGAGCCGCGTACTTACGCGAATACGCCGGTCGGCTTGAATTTTTTGATTTTAGGATACGGTCATACCGAAGGCGGCGTGGCGACCGACCCGGCGTTACCGATAGAAAATACCCAAGTCGAGTTGCATACGGCGGTTTTGGCCTATGCGCGTTCGTTCGATTTCTATGGCAAATCCGCCAAATTCGATCTGATTTTGCCTTACGGTTCGGTCGAGGGTAGCGTGACAGCCGTTGGCGAGTTTCGCCAGCGGCAGGTGGATGGGCTTATCGATCCCAGGTTTCATATTTCATACAATTTTTTCGGGGCACCGGCCTTGTCGATGAAAGAGTTTGCCGATTATCAGCAGGACACCATTATCGGCGCCACATTGGAAATCACGGCGCCGGGTGGTCAGTACGACGCCGACAAGTTACTGAACCTGGGCACCAATCGCTGGTCGATCAAACCGGAACTGGGGATTTCCAAACGGTTGGGACCATTGACATTCGAGTTGGCCGGCGGAGTAAGGTTTTATACCGACAATGAACAATTCTTGGGCGATAGATTGCGCGAACAAGATCCGCTTTATTCGGTGCAAGGGCATTTGATTTATAACATCGGCTACGGCATTTGGTTGGCCGCTGACGCCACGTTTTACACCGGCGGGCAAACGCGGGTAAACGGACGCAAGAACGACGATAATCTGGAAAATTCCCGCGTCGGCGCGACGCTGGCGTTGCCGATAGATCGTTATCATTCGATCAAGCTTTATTACAGTACAGGCGTTTCAGTACTGGCCGGCAGCAACTTCGATACCACCGGCATCGCCTGGCAATACCGCTTTGGGGGTGATTTATGA
- a CDS encoding SulP family inorganic anion transporter codes for MKHSATALDASDTGTTFRYDLIAGLTASAVILPKAMAYASVAGLPVAVGLYTSFIPMLVYALLASSRVLSVSSTTTLGILAGTQLAMVVPDGDPTRLITAVATLCALVGIMLMLASLLRLGFVANFISSPVLTGFKAGIGMVIVLDQLPKLVGIHIEKVGFFRDFFSILFHLPETSLITLCVSLFTLLVLFGMERWWPHSPAPLVAVGGGIAASWIFGLDGKGLATVGVIPEGLPPLTLPEWGLIEALVPGALGIALMSFTESIAAARAFAKNTEPPINANRELIALGAANLGGAFFGAMPAGGGTSQTAVVRAAGGLSQKASWFTAGVALATMLLIAPLLGFLPHATLAAVVIVYSIGLIEPAEFRAIRKVRMMEFRWTIVACLGVLIFGTLKGVIVAIIVSVISLASQAAHPNVYVIGRKPGTNNLRPLSDKHPNDETWDGLLIVRPEGRIFFVNAQLVAEKIRAFISQYQPKVLVLDMSRVQDLEYSALKILIEREKCATETGPNLWLTGLNPGVLEVVRRAGLAERLGRERMLFNAQEAIERYQFLLAKSAENEASSAGAGLSSTA; via the coding sequence ATGAAGCATTCCGCGACAGCCTTAGATGCATCGGATACAGGCACGACCTTTCGTTACGACCTGATTGCGGGCCTTACCGCCTCGGCGGTGATTCTACCCAAGGCGATGGCCTATGCGAGCGTAGCCGGTTTGCCCGTTGCGGTGGGGCTTTATACCTCTTTCATTCCGATGCTGGTTTATGCGTTGCTGGCTTCCTCTCGGGTTCTCAGCGTCAGCTCGACGACAACCCTGGGTATTCTGGCTGGCACTCAATTAGCTATGGTGGTGCCGGACGGCGATCCGACCAGACTGATAACCGCAGTGGCGACGCTGTGTGCGCTGGTCGGTATCATGCTGATGCTGGCGTCTTTGCTTCGTTTAGGTTTCGTCGCCAATTTCATTTCGTCGCCGGTGCTGACCGGGTTCAAGGCCGGGATTGGCATGGTAATCGTGCTAGACCAACTGCCAAAACTGGTTGGGATACATATCGAGAAGGTGGGCTTTTTTCGCGATTTCTTCAGCATCCTGTTTCATTTACCCGAAACCTCGCTCATTACGCTGTGCGTGTCCCTGTTTACGTTGCTGGTGTTGTTCGGTATGGAACGCTGGTGGCCGCATTCGCCGGCCCCCCTGGTTGCGGTCGGAGGCGGCATCGCAGCATCGTGGATATTTGGTCTCGATGGAAAGGGGTTGGCAACTGTCGGTGTGATACCTGAGGGCCTGCCGCCGTTGACTTTACCCGAGTGGGGCTTGATCGAAGCATTGGTCCCCGGCGCGCTCGGCATCGCGCTGATGAGCTTTACCGAGTCGATTGCGGCGGCGCGCGCTTTTGCCAAAAATACCGAGCCGCCGATCAACGCAAACCGTGAACTCATCGCGTTGGGCGCGGCTAATTTAGGCGGGGCTTTTTTCGGCGCGATGCCGGCGGGTGGCGGTACGTCTCAGACGGCTGTGGTGCGCGCGGCCGGCGGACTTTCGCAGAAAGCATCCTGGTTTACCGCTGGCGTTGCACTGGCAACGATGCTGCTGATCGCTCCTTTGCTGGGGTTTTTGCCGCACGCCACGCTGGCGGCTGTCGTGATCGTTTACTCGATTGGGCTGATCGAACCCGCGGAATTCAGAGCTATCCGCAAAGTGCGCATGATGGAGTTTCGCTGGACTATCGTCGCCTGCCTGGGTGTGCTGATATTCGGCACGTTGAAAGGGGTTATCGTGGCCATCATCGTATCCGTCATTTCGCTGGCCAGCCAGGCGGCTCATCCCAATGTTTACGTGATTGGCCGCAAACCCGGTACCAACAATTTACGGCCGCTGTCGGACAAACATCCCAACGATGAAACCTGGGACGGGCTGTTGATCGTTCGGCCGGAAGGCCGCATTTTTTTCGTCAATGCGCAGCTGGTCGCGGAAAAAATAAGGGCATTCATTTCGCAATACCAGCCGAAAGTATTGGTGTTGGATATGAGTCGGGTGCAGGACTTGGAGTATTCGGCGCTCAAGATTTTGATCGAGAGGGAAAAATGCGCGACTGAAACCGGCCCCAACCTGTGGTTGACCGGCCTGAACCCAGGAGTGCTTGAAGTCGTGCGCCGTGCAGGATTGGCGGAACGGCTAGGTCGAGAGCGAATGCTATTCAATGCGCAAGAGGCAATCGAGCGATACCAATTTTTGCTGGCGAAATCCGCCGAGAACGAAGCGTCCTCGGCCGGAGCAGGCTTATCGTCAACGGCTTAG
- a CDS encoding lipid-binding SYLF domain-containing protein — protein MNFIFSRQNPARPIKALMLGLLFAVIAMLAGCQTTGSLSASNPAQIDREVNAALTKLYETTPAARKLASKAKGILVFPNVLKAGFIGGAEYGNGAMRKRGKTTGYYNIVAGSYGLQAGVQSFDYAMFFMNDAAMAALDSTSGFEVGMGPSVVVVDEGIAKRMTSTTLRDDVYAFVFGQRGLMAGLGLQGSKITRIKP, from the coding sequence ATGAACTTTATTTTTTCCAGACAAAACCCTGCGAGGCCGATTAAAGCGCTCATGCTGGGATTGCTATTTGCCGTCATAGCCATGCTTGCCGGTTGCCAAACGACCGGAAGCTTATCGGCCAGTAATCCGGCGCAAATAGACCGCGAGGTCAACGCGGCACTGACCAAACTTTACGAAACCACGCCCGCGGCCAGGAAGCTGGCTTCTAAAGCCAAAGGCATTCTGGTGTTTCCCAATGTCCTCAAGGCCGGTTTCATCGGTGGCGCCGAATACGGCAATGGCGCCATGCGGAAAAGAGGCAAAACCACGGGTTATTACAACATCGTGGCCGGCTCTTACGGGCTGCAGGCCGGTGTGCAATCCTTCGATTATGCGATGTTTTTCATGAACGACGCGGCGATGGCGGCGCTTGACAGCACGAGCGGATTTGAAGTCGGGATGGGGCCTAGCGTGGTGGTGGTCGACGAGGGGATCGCCAAGCGAATGACGTCCACCACGTTGCGCGACGATGTGTATGCCTTCGTGTTCGGTCAGCGCGGCCTGATGGCGGGCCTGGGATTGCAGGGTTCCAAGATTACCCGGATCAAACCCTAG
- a CDS encoding putative quinol monooxygenase gives MIELHIVLRVPVNKSRALTDALQALAKSARTQSGCVEVDVYKTVGFPRYVCYDEIWESEASLRKMIASSHFSRLAALMELSSEPPACEFRFISQTYGLDFAERVRANAYDVN, from the coding sequence ATGATTGAGCTGCATATTGTGTTGCGGGTACCGGTCAATAAGAGCCGAGCCTTGACGGACGCGTTGCAGGCTCTCGCTAAGAGCGCGCGTACGCAGTCGGGCTGTGTTGAGGTGGATGTTTATAAGACCGTAGGGTTTCCGCGTTATGTTTGCTATGACGAAATTTGGGAATCCGAAGCTTCGCTGCGCAAAATGATTGCATCGTCCCATTTCAGTCGCTTGGCGGCGCTGATGGAGTTGTCCAGCGAACCGCCAGCCTGCGAATTTCGCTTCATTAGCCAGACTTATGGTCTGGATTTCGCCGAGCGGGTGAGGGCGAATGCTTACGACGTCAATTGA